Genomic DNA from Rhodoferax mekongensis:
CCGATTAGTACGTGGAGTACATCCCATGAAGGCTTGGGATAAAAATGGCCTCTAGCGCTCATTGGGTTTGCGCCAGTAGCTCCTGTTTTTATAGCAAAATTAGCTCGCGCGGGTGTACCGGATGATGGGCCGTCAGAGCCTGCGGTTGCGCTTATTCGTCTACCGGCACGTACAGGTCGGACTTCATCGCATCGATCACCACATTGGTGGTCATGCGAATGACCTGGGGCACCTCGGCCATCAGCCGGGCGGAGAGGGCGTCGTACTCTTTCACGCTTTTGCTCAGGATGACCATCACCAGGTCCACTGCACCGGTCACGTAAAAAAGCTGCTGCACCTCGGGTTCTTTTTGCACCCAGGCGCGAATGCGGGGCAGGGCCTCGTAGTTGTCCTTGAGCTCGATGCCGGCGATGAACTGCATGCGCTGGCCTACGACCTGCGGGTCCACGATGGCCACCTCGGCCGTAATCACCTTCTCGGCTCGCAGCCGGCGCAAGCGGCGTTGCACCGCGGATGCGGACAGGCCGACCGCCTCGGCAATCACTTCTGCATTGACCTGGCAATCGCGTTGCACGAACTCCAGAATCTTGCGGTCAAAGGGGTCCAAAGGCGTTTCCATCGCTTGATTGTAGGTAAAAGGGGGTGCTGAGCCTGCGCGGCGCGAAAGCGCTTGCTTATGCGGTTTTCCCGCGTTCAATGTGGCGAATACGCCGCCTGGCGCCATTTCTTTTGCGGAAACTTGAGCTTCCTTTGCGTCTC
This window encodes:
- a CDS encoding Lrp/AsnC family transcriptional regulator, whose translation is METPLDPFDRKILEFVQRDCQVNAEVIAEAVGLSASAVQRRLRRLRAEKVITAEVAIVDPQVVGQRMQFIAGIELKDNYEALPRIRAWVQKEPEVQQLFYVTGAVDLVMVILSKSVKEYDALSARLMAEVPQVIRMTTNVVIDAMKSDLYVPVDE